From the genome of Rhodopirellula bahusiensis, one region includes:
- a CDS encoding efflux RND transporter periplasmic adaptor subunit codes for MRLRGPVLTILAMAIAIVVGAFAFTDYPQQLGLVATAVDESDPHAGHDHGPGEHDDHGGDDHAGHDHDGHEAGQSIELSQQARANLRLKTEAVTVGPYTSYIEVPGMVTRWPGETHVSITSPLTGVINKINISRGEMIKSGEPLFTLRLTHQDLVNTQEDFLSQLGQLNVEEREIQRLTSASRSGAIAGKTRITREYERDKLQAKIRAAKQSMLLHGLSEDQIASIERTRTLVREVVVTAPLVEEDNSLHHESLGEANNRVSGNPSARLAAMQPPPMSLHSHNHIDAEFLVTELSVRRGESVSAGQQIAQLSNYSRLLIEGQAYQRDAGLLRKAADSGAELQATMTGAGDEVETITGLNVVYIGNEVGTESRSLPFYVGLTNEIERSEQRGDKRYVSWRYKPGQRLTVRLPQSQVVDAIVVPKDAVAEEGPERFLFVENGDHFDRVPVEVIASDSVNVAIKNDGQVWPGQTIAVSGAHQLQMAMKNQAGGAIDPHAGHNH; via the coding sequence ATGCGCCTGCGCGGCCCCGTTTTGACCATCCTGGCGATGGCAATCGCGATCGTCGTCGGCGCGTTCGCCTTTACCGACTATCCACAACAACTTGGCCTCGTTGCCACTGCGGTCGATGAGTCTGATCCGCACGCGGGTCACGATCACGGTCCAGGTGAACACGATGACCACGGCGGCGACGACCATGCCGGACATGATCACGATGGTCACGAAGCGGGTCAGTCGATCGAATTGAGCCAGCAGGCTCGTGCGAACTTGCGGTTGAAGACTGAGGCCGTCACCGTTGGTCCGTACACGAGCTACATCGAGGTCCCCGGCATGGTGACGCGCTGGCCCGGTGAAACGCATGTGTCGATCACGTCGCCACTGACGGGCGTCATTAACAAGATCAATATCTCTCGTGGCGAGATGATTAAGAGCGGCGAGCCGTTGTTCACGCTTCGGCTGACGCACCAAGACCTCGTCAATACGCAAGAAGACTTCCTCTCGCAGCTCGGGCAACTGAATGTCGAGGAGCGGGAGATTCAGCGGCTGACTTCGGCGTCCCGTTCGGGCGCGATCGCTGGGAAAACGCGAATAACCCGCGAGTACGAACGCGACAAATTGCAGGCGAAAATCCGTGCGGCGAAGCAGTCGATGTTGCTGCACGGTTTGAGTGAAGACCAAATCGCAAGCATCGAACGCACTCGCACGTTGGTCCGCGAAGTCGTCGTGACGGCCCCCTTGGTCGAAGAAGACAATTCACTGCATCACGAATCGCTGGGCGAAGCGAACAACCGAGTCTCGGGCAACCCGAGTGCAAGATTAGCGGCAATGCAACCACCGCCGATGTCGCTGCATTCGCACAATCACATTGACGCTGAGTTCTTGGTCACAGAACTGAGTGTTCGACGCGGCGAATCTGTTAGCGCCGGTCAGCAGATCGCGCAGCTGTCGAATTACAGCCGCTTGCTAATCGAAGGCCAAGCGTACCAGCGTGACGCAGGTCTGTTGCGAAAGGCCGCCGATTCGGGTGCCGAATTGCAAGCCACGATGACCGGTGCGGGCGACGAAGTCGAAACGATCACGGGATTGAACGTGGTCTACATCGGAAACGAAGTCGGTACTGAATCACGGTCGCTGCCGTTCTATGTCGGACTGACCAATGAGATCGAACGCAGCGAACAGCGTGGCGACAAACGCTACGTCAGTTGGCGATACAAGCCCGGCCAACGACTAACCGTTCGGCTCCCACAGTCGCAAGTCGTGGACGCGATTGTTGTTCCCAAGGACGCGGTTGCCGAAGAAGGCCCCGAGCGATTCTTGTTCGTCGAGAACGGAGATCACTTTGATCGTGTTCCGGTGGAAGTCATTGCGTCGGACAGCGTCAACGTCGCGATCAAGAACGACGGCCAAGTTTGGCCCGGTCAGACGATTGCCGTTAGCGGTGCTCATCAATTGCAGATGGCGATGAAGAACCAGGCGGGCGGAGCCATTGATCCCCACGCAGGGCACAACCACTGA
- a CDS encoding four helix bundle protein has protein sequence MNDVELKKRTKMLALRVLKLIAALPQTTGGQVIAKQIVRSATSVGANYRAACRGRSKAEFVSKLQIVIEEADETCYWLELIIEGELLPAAKVEPLLDEANQVTAIMVASRKSATTKP, from the coding sequence ATGAATGATGTTGAATTGAAGAAGCGAACGAAGATGCTTGCTTTGCGGGTGCTGAAACTGATTGCGGCGTTACCTCAAACGACTGGCGGTCAGGTCATTGCGAAACAAATCGTGCGGAGTGCGACGTCGGTTGGTGCGAACTATCGGGCCGCGTGTCGTGGTCGCTCCAAAGCTGAGTTTGTCTCCAAGTTGCAAATCGTTATCGAGGAAGCCGACGAAACCTGCTATTGGCTGGAACTCATCATTGAAGGAGAACTCCTCCCTGCCGCCAAAGTTGAGCCACTCCTCGACGAAGCCAACCAAGTCACCGCGATCATGGTCGCCTCACGTAAATCAGCAACAACCAAGCCCTAA
- a CDS encoding efflux RND transporter permease subunit, which yields MLDRIIHFSLNNRLIVLAVAAIMLGVGAWQSLQLPIDVFPNLNRPRVVVITEAPGMAPEEVETLITFPLETTFNGASGVEAVRSSSGIGLSVIYVEFEWDTDIYNDRQVVNERLQLAAEQLPDGVKPTLAPISSIMGQILMYGMWSEGGETEPMEVRTLADWVVRQRLLTIPGVSQVFSMGGGRMQYQVLVNPDALREFGLTMDDVHTAVSESNLNATGGYLDQRGANELLVRGLGRITSLADLKEIAITLRDGRPITLGDVARVVEGPQVMRGDSSAYLRGDDGTVEGGPAVVLTINKQPGSDTRAVDQAIAEALEELKVSLPDDIRIANVYSQRSFIDRAIDNVVEALADGGVLVLVILFLFLLNFRTTFITLTAIPLSIIATACVFAAFGLSINTMTLGGLAVAIGELVDDAIVDVENIFRRLKENRHCESPRPTLAVVYDASIEVRSSVVYGTAIVVLVFIPLFALEGMEGKLFVPLAMGYVVSLIASLGVSLTVTPVLASLLLVGQRVWQIVVPILAFGIAALTMYWVVPRAIHILHLPFELPGNPLWWSLVLTPVVWVLIQVIERLLGGPEAEEGRLLEGLKGIAGLAINFSTKFAGPVLGVAAVMVTFALFAVSQLERDFLPPFNEGAVQVNALLAPGTSLATSNQIGQSVQEELMKIESVKSVARRTGRAELDEHAEGVNVTELFLEIADDADREGTIQQIRETMEDIPGVVSSTEQPLAHLISHMISGVKAQIGIKLFGDDLDVLRTKAEEMKRRIADVPGLADVMIEQQTNIPQLRIELNRKALTQNGLRPANVMELVETAMNGQVISQVLLGQRTFDLMLRMDEPYREDVTKLKRLAVPLPDGGTLPLEAVANIYESGGPNMIKREQVRRRIVLQANVSERGIVDVVSDIKTRLTDLELEPGYFIEYGGQFESQQSATRRLMILSGVALLGMFLVLYTLFGNVNFSMQVLVALPTAFIGAVAALVITDQNLTVAAMVGFISLCGIASRNGILLLNHYIHLVEHEGESWTGEMVRRAGQERMAPVLMTALTSGIGLLPLALAAGEPGKEILYPIATVIVGGLLTSTLAEFFVRPALFWTFLDWRLKNAD from the coding sequence ATGCTTGACCGAATCATTCACTTCTCGCTGAACAATCGACTGATCGTGCTCGCGGTTGCCGCGATCATGCTGGGCGTTGGTGCGTGGCAATCCTTGCAATTGCCGATCGACGTGTTTCCAAACTTGAACCGGCCGCGTGTGGTGGTCATCACCGAAGCGCCGGGGATGGCACCAGAGGAAGTCGAGACGCTGATCACGTTTCCGTTGGAGACCACGTTCAATGGTGCCAGCGGAGTCGAAGCAGTTCGCAGCAGCAGCGGCATCGGTCTGTCGGTGATCTATGTCGAGTTCGAGTGGGACACGGACATCTACAACGACCGGCAAGTCGTGAACGAGCGTTTGCAACTTGCCGCTGAGCAATTGCCTGACGGCGTGAAACCGACACTCGCACCCATCTCGTCAATCATGGGACAGATTCTCATGTACGGCATGTGGAGCGAAGGCGGTGAGACCGAGCCGATGGAGGTTCGCACTCTCGCCGACTGGGTCGTTCGGCAGCGGTTGCTGACGATACCCGGTGTGTCGCAAGTCTTTTCGATGGGCGGCGGCCGGATGCAGTATCAAGTCCTGGTGAATCCCGACGCGCTGCGTGAATTCGGACTGACGATGGACGATGTCCACACGGCCGTCAGTGAGTCGAACCTGAATGCGACCGGCGGCTACCTGGATCAGCGTGGTGCGAACGAGTTGCTGGTTCGTGGACTCGGGCGAATCACCAGCCTCGCCGACCTGAAAGAGATTGCGATCACATTGCGGGACGGTCGCCCGATCACTTTGGGTGACGTCGCCAGAGTTGTTGAAGGCCCGCAAGTCATGCGTGGCGATTCGTCCGCGTATCTTCGTGGCGACGACGGAACAGTCGAAGGCGGCCCCGCAGTGGTTCTCACCATCAACAAGCAACCCGGCAGCGACACTCGCGCCGTCGATCAAGCGATTGCCGAAGCGCTCGAAGAATTGAAGGTGTCCTTGCCGGACGACATCCGAATCGCCAACGTCTATTCGCAGCGATCATTCATCGACCGAGCCATCGACAACGTCGTCGAAGCTCTTGCCGATGGCGGCGTGCTGGTCTTGGTGATCTTGTTTCTGTTCTTGCTGAACTTTCGCACGACGTTCATCACGCTCACCGCAATTCCTCTGTCGATCATCGCAACCGCGTGCGTTTTCGCCGCTTTCGGTCTGTCGATCAACACCATGACGCTCGGCGGGTTAGCGGTTGCCATCGGGGAACTGGTCGACGATGCGATCGTTGACGTGGAAAACATCTTCCGCCGCTTGAAAGAGAACCGCCACTGCGAATCCCCACGACCGACGCTTGCGGTGGTTTACGACGCCAGCATCGAGGTACGGAGCAGCGTGGTCTACGGAACGGCGATTGTCGTTCTGGTGTTCATCCCGCTGTTTGCTCTCGAAGGGATGGAAGGCAAGCTCTTTGTGCCGTTGGCGATGGGGTATGTCGTCTCCCTGATCGCGTCGCTGGGCGTCTCGCTGACCGTCACGCCGGTACTGGCATCGTTGTTGTTGGTCGGCCAGCGCGTCTGGCAAATCGTGGTACCGATTCTAGCTTTCGGCATCGCTGCCCTAACGATGTACTGGGTCGTCCCGCGAGCGATTCACATTCTGCACTTGCCGTTTGAACTGCCGGGTAATCCACTGTGGTGGTCGCTCGTCCTGACGCCAGTGGTTTGGGTTCTGATTCAAGTGATCGAAAGACTGCTGGGTGGTCCCGAAGCCGAAGAAGGCCGGTTGCTGGAGGGACTCAAAGGCATTGCCGGTTTGGCGATTAACTTCAGCACCAAGTTTGCCGGTCCCGTGTTGGGCGTTGCGGCCGTCATGGTGACGTTCGCGTTGTTCGCCGTTTCGCAACTCGAACGTGACTTCTTGCCGCCGTTCAACGAGGGAGCCGTTCAGGTCAACGCGTTGCTTGCACCGGGCACATCGCTGGCGACGAGCAACCAGATCGGGCAGAGCGTGCAAGAGGAGTTGATGAAGATCGAATCGGTCAAGTCGGTCGCGCGTCGAACAGGCCGAGCGGAGCTTGACGAACATGCCGAAGGCGTCAACGTCACCGAGTTGTTCTTGGAGATCGCTGACGACGCAGATCGCGAAGGCACGATCCAGCAGATTCGCGAAACGATGGAGGACATTCCGGGCGTGGTGTCGAGTACCGAGCAACCGCTGGCGCACCTGATCAGTCACATGATCTCGGGCGTCAAGGCGCAAATCGGCATCAAGCTCTTCGGCGACGATCTAGACGTGTTGCGGACCAAGGCTGAGGAGATGAAGAGACGCATCGCGGACGTGCCGGGCTTGGCCGACGTGATGATCGAACAGCAGACCAACATTCCACAGCTTCGCATCGAGCTGAATCGCAAGGCTCTAACGCAAAACGGGCTGCGGCCGGCCAACGTCATGGAACTGGTCGAGACCGCGATGAACGGGCAAGTCATTAGCCAAGTTCTGCTCGGCCAACGCACGTTTGATCTGATGCTACGAATGGATGAACCGTACCGCGAGGACGTCACAAAACTCAAGCGTCTTGCCGTCCCACTTCCCGATGGAGGCACGTTGCCGCTTGAGGCGGTGGCGAACATCTACGAGAGCGGCGGGCCGAACATGATCAAGCGCGAACAGGTACGGCGTCGAATCGTGTTGCAAGCCAACGTTTCCGAGCGAGGCATCGTGGACGTTGTCAGCGACATCAAAACGCGACTGACAGATTTGGAATTGGAGCCGGGTTACTTCATCGAATACGGCGGCCAATTTGAAAGCCAGCAATCGGCAACGCGTCGATTGATGATTCTTTCGGGCGTCGCGTTGCTAGGCATGTTCTTGGTGCTTTACACGTTGTTTGGCAACGTCAACTTCTCGATGCAGGTGTTGGTTGCGTTGCCGACTGCGTTCATCGGAGCGGTCGCGGCACTCGTCATCACGGATCAAAACCTGACGGTCGCAGCGATGGTCGGTTTCATCTCGTTGTGCGGCATTGCCAGTCGCAACGGAATCCTGCTGCTGAACCACTACATCCACTTGGTCGAACACGAAGGCGAATCGTGGACGGGTGAGATGGTGCGTCGCGCGGGCCAAGAACGGATGGCTCCAGTGCTGATGACGGCACTGACGTCCGGCATCGGTTTGCTGCCGCTCGCACTCGCCGCGGGCGAACCCGGCAAAGAGATTTTGTATCCCATCGCCACCGTGATCGTTGGCGGATTGTTGACCAGCACGTTGGCGGAGTTCTTCGTTCGACCGGCGTTGTTTTGGACGTTTTTGGATTGGAGATTGAAGAATGCAGATTGA
- a CDS encoding class I SAM-dependent methyltransferase — MPTGDSFVRDRCRGDMIALLDVGGEGRYATAMNLNPSAEKTLGPDKGRPIPNRIDGRAEDIPLPDSSVKAIVVERTPLRNEAIDELARVATNDATLVFRHPVDEHSDPHARVVEQINGEVEIGQLEFDGQMVQQLTIRLGAG, encoded by the coding sequence ATGCCGACTGGAGATTCGTTTGTGCGAGATCGCTGTAGAGGTGACATGATTGCGTTGCTGGACGTTGGCGGCGAAGGCCGATACGCGACGGCAATGAACCTCAATCCGAGTGCCGAAAAAACGCTCGGTCCTGACAAGGGACGGCCGATCCCGAATCGAATCGACGGACGAGCCGAGGATATTCCGCTGCCGGATTCGTCGGTCAAAGCGATTGTCGTCGAACGCACACCGCTTCGCAACGAAGCGATTGACGAACTTGCAAGGGTTGCCACCAACGATGCAACCTTGGTCTTTCGCCATCCCGTTGACGAACACTCCGACCCGCACGCACGGGTAGTAGAGCAAATCAACGGCGAAGTCGAGATTGGCCAATTGGAATTTGATGGCCAGATGGTTCAACAACTGACGATCCGACTTGGAGCAGGCTAG
- a CDS encoding site-2 protease family protein, whose product MTTRTNHSPWLSILWILCLAIPLVFLLTASGGGMHSILWMWIILLLCFYMIASMAVAGRAAGRTDEESIADDGVRMIPDGEQPPAIASVMDVRVATRQQGVGLFRGRLNMPADEALKRLESELGENAVPLIQQDDELGTAIVLMNRPTEETTLERPTRLWLHWLLFALTFLTTTYAGALHQGVNLWEQPGAFAVGLPYSIGLLLILGVHELGHYFTAKHHGLNVTPPFFIPIPFALGTFGAFIQMKSPTRNRRALFDVAVAGPLAGLVVAIPALLVGLQSSEVLPPETEVAGGMLGHGTSAGSSILFALLSKIALGEQLQDGYLVQLSPLAFAGWLGLFITALNLMPIGQLDGGHMARAMFGRRVGETIGSVAMWSLFLLAIFVWPGLLFFALFIFFIAGRGTPPLNDITPISSGRQWIGYATFVILAMILIPLPHKFWQAADIYCPYL is encoded by the coding sequence ATGACCACACGGACCAACCATTCACCCTGGCTATCCATCCTATGGATTCTTTGCCTCGCAATCCCGCTGGTGTTTCTGCTGACGGCCAGCGGAGGCGGGATGCACAGTATACTTTGGATGTGGATTATTCTGTTGCTGTGCTTTTACATGATCGCGAGCATGGCGGTTGCGGGCCGGGCAGCCGGACGAACCGACGAGGAATCGATCGCCGATGACGGTGTGCGGATGATTCCCGACGGCGAGCAGCCACCGGCGATCGCGTCGGTGATGGATGTCCGAGTTGCGACGCGGCAGCAGGGCGTCGGATTGTTTCGCGGCCGGTTGAACATGCCAGCCGACGAAGCGTTAAAGAGACTCGAAAGCGAACTGGGCGAGAACGCGGTTCCGTTGATCCAGCAGGACGACGAACTCGGTACGGCAATCGTATTGATGAATCGACCAACCGAAGAAACGACGTTGGAGCGTCCGACGCGGCTTTGGCTGCATTGGTTGCTGTTCGCGTTGACGTTTTTGACGACGACCTACGCGGGAGCGTTGCATCAGGGCGTGAATCTATGGGAGCAACCGGGGGCTTTCGCCGTCGGTTTGCCGTACTCCATCGGTTTACTACTAATCCTCGGCGTACACGAACTCGGTCATTACTTCACCGCGAAACATCACGGGCTGAATGTCACTCCGCCGTTCTTCATCCCGATTCCGTTTGCATTGGGGACGTTCGGGGCGTTCATTCAGATGAAGTCGCCAACGCGAAACCGTCGAGCATTGTTCGATGTCGCCGTGGCTGGTCCTTTGGCCGGTTTGGTCGTTGCGATACCGGCACTTCTGGTCGGTTTGCAAAGCTCGGAAGTTCTTCCCCCGGAAACCGAAGTCGCCGGCGGAATGCTCGGCCACGGAACGTCGGCCGGATCGTCGATCCTGTTCGCACTGCTGTCGAAGATCGCGTTGGGCGAACAATTGCAGGACGGCTATCTCGTGCAACTCAGCCCGCTGGCGTTCGCGGGATGGTTGGGCTTGTTCATCACGGCGCTCAATTTGATGCCAATCGGGCAGCTCGACGGCGGCCACATGGCAAGAGCGATGTTCGGACGGCGAGTGGGCGAGACAATTGGTAGCGTCGCGATGTGGTCGCTCTTTCTGCTTGCGATTTTCGTCTGGCCCGGACTGTTGTTCTTCGCCTTGTTCATCTTCTTCATCGCCGGGCGCGGCACGCCACCATTGAACGACATCACACCGATTAGCAGCGGCCGTCAATGGATTGGTTATGCGACGTTTGTCATCCTGGCGATGATCCTGATTCCGCTACCGCACAAGTTTTGGCAAGCGGCCGATATTTATTGCCCCTACTTGTAA
- a CDS encoding APC family permease, translated as MSEESSGSNQYEENSLSLTGSVAMGTGVMIGAGIFALTGQVAEQAGGLFPLAFLAAAIVAGFSSYSYVKMAQKYPSAGGIGMFLMKAYGKGTVTAGMALLMYFSMVINESLVARTFGTYTLQLLNFEDTAFWTPALGVGLLIVVFLINIMSTSFIGKFSLVTAAIKIGGILIFAGAGLYVSGLSFESIGVTERTSGTSFLSATALALLAYKGFTTITNSGSEIKEPTKNIGRSIIWSLSICLIIYLLVALAVAGNLSVSQIIEHRDYALSKAAEPAFGQWGRYFTVGLAVIATISGLLASTFAVSRMLAMLSEMKLVPHKHFGMPGDMQKHTLVYTIVIAIALTIFFDLGRIASLGAIFYIVMDVAIHWGVLRHLKEDVKANTVILVTAIVLDIVILGAFVWMKATSDMLVIWVSIVGFVVIFAGERWFLARVDDSDHEDQLDEQRKKQHAT; from the coding sequence ATGAGCGAAGAATCCTCCGGAAGCAACCAATACGAAGAAAACAGTCTCTCGTTGACCGGATCGGTCGCGATGGGCACCGGTGTGATGATTGGGGCTGGGATTTTCGCGCTCACCGGGCAGGTGGCTGAGCAAGCCGGTGGCCTCTTTCCGCTCGCGTTTCTTGCTGCTGCGATCGTTGCCGGCTTCAGCTCGTATTCGTACGTGAAGATGGCGCAAAAGTACCCGTCGGCTGGCGGCATCGGAATGTTTCTGATGAAGGCTTACGGTAAAGGCACCGTCACGGCGGGTATGGCACTATTGATGTACTTTTCGATGGTCATCAACGAAAGTCTCGTCGCGCGGACGTTCGGAACCTATACGTTGCAATTGTTGAATTTCGAAGATACGGCGTTTTGGACTCCCGCATTGGGCGTTGGTCTATTGATCGTCGTGTTTCTGATCAACATCATGTCCACAAGCTTCATCGGCAAATTCTCGCTTGTGACGGCGGCCATCAAGATCGGTGGCATTCTGATTTTCGCCGGGGCCGGATTGTACGTTTCTGGATTGTCGTTCGAATCGATCGGCGTGACCGAACGAACGTCGGGTACGAGTTTTCTATCTGCGACGGCGTTGGCATTACTTGCCTACAAGGGCTTCACCACGATCACCAACAGCGGCTCGGAAATCAAAGAGCCAACCAAGAACATTGGTCGCTCAATCATTTGGTCACTGTCGATTTGTTTGATCATCTACCTTCTCGTCGCATTGGCCGTAGCCGGCAATCTGAGCGTCTCGCAGATCATTGAACACCGCGATTACGCTTTGTCGAAAGCCGCCGAACCCGCTTTCGGGCAGTGGGGCCGTTACTTCACGGTGGGTCTGGCCGTCATCGCGACGATCTCGGGATTGCTCGCCAGCACGTTCGCTGTGTCGCGGATGCTGGCCATGCTGAGCGAAATGAAGCTTGTGCCGCACAAGCATTTCGGGATGCCCGGCGACATGCAAAAACACACGCTCGTTTACACCATCGTGATCGCCATCGCGCTGACAATCTTTTTTGACCTCGGCCGCATCGCATCTCTCGGGGCGATCTTCTACATCGTCATGGACGTCGCCATTCATTGGGGCGTGCTGCGACATTTGAAAGAAGACGTCAAAGCGAATACTGTCATCCTTGTCACTGCGATCGTGCTCGACATTGTCATCCTCGGCGCGTTCGTATGGATGAAGGCGACCAGCGACATGCTGGTAATCTGGGTTTCCATTGTCGGCTTCGTCGTGATTTTCGCGGGAGAACGTTGGTTCTTGGCCCGCGTCGATGATTCCGATCATGAAGATCAACTCGACGAACAACGGAAAAAGCAACACGCGACGTAG
- a CDS encoding class II glutamine amidotransferase, with product MCRFVLYRGEPITIDTLTTRPKNSIIHQSFQSQLGEQPLNGDGFGLAWYVPDLSDSPALFRSTQPAWNDRNLQQLAEVSKSHLILAHVRAATGDTDVSQANCHPFVGGRFVFMHNGSVANYHQVRRGWMQTLRDESYDQVRGQTDSELMFALFLGELGDSNGIGPMSEAVQNVIRRAERTRTEQKIEEPNFLNLAVTNGREVVATRFASDNATPRSLFFAQGEGCECEDGEFLTKTTGTHQQEPSRAASTVIASEPLSDQPLWTEVAPGQLLTISSDDRLTNEPIRI from the coding sequence ATGTGCCGTTTCGTCCTTTACCGCGGCGAGCCGATCACCATCGACACCCTGACGACACGCCCCAAGAACTCGATCATTCACCAGAGTTTCCAGAGTCAACTGGGCGAACAACCGCTCAACGGCGACGGGTTCGGTTTGGCGTGGTATGTACCGGACTTGTCGGATTCGCCAGCACTGTTCCGATCGACGCAACCGGCTTGGAATGATCGAAACCTGCAGCAACTCGCCGAGGTTTCTAAGAGCCATTTGATCCTGGCCCACGTTCGTGCCGCCACCGGCGACACCGACGTATCTCAAGCGAATTGTCATCCGTTCGTTGGCGGTCGTTTCGTGTTCATGCACAACGGTTCGGTGGCAAACTATCACCAAGTCCGCCGTGGTTGGATGCAAACCCTTCGTGATGAATCATACGATCAAGTTCGTGGTCAAACCGATTCGGAATTGATGTTCGCATTGTTTCTTGGCGAGCTTGGCGATTCAAATGGGATCGGCCCAATGTCCGAAGCGGTCCAAAACGTGATTCGCAGGGCCGAGCGAACGCGAACTGAACAGAAAATCGAAGAACCGAACTTTTTGAACTTAGCGGTGACGAATGGTCGCGAGGTCGTCGCGACACGATTTGCTTCCGACAACGCAACACCCCGCAGCTTGTTTTTTGCCCAGGGCGAAGGTTGCGAATGTGAAGACGGTGAGTTTCTGACGAAAACGACGGGGACTCATCAACAGGAACCTAGTCGAGCAGCGTCCACAGTGATCGCTTCGGAACCACTGAGCGATCAACCGCTGTGGACCGAGGTTGCTCCAGGTCAGCTACTGACTATCTCCAGCGACGACAGACTCACAAACGAACCTATACGCATCTAG
- a CDS encoding DUF5676 family membrane protein has translation MQKLSPMRFGLGLGTAWSLFYLLCILTMNLLPQQTTVWLFNVFFHGLDASSIMRWDIPLWESAASLVLSFLAGWLCGFTLAIVYNFGLKSESA, from the coding sequence ATGCAGAAACTGTCACCCATGCGATTTGGCCTCGGCCTCGGTACCGCTTGGTCCCTGTTTTACTTGCTGTGCATTTTGACGATGAATCTGTTGCCGCAGCAGACAACCGTCTGGTTGTTCAACGTGTTTTTTCACGGCCTGGATGCCAGTTCGATCATGCGGTGGGACATTCCATTGTGGGAGTCGGCCGCGAGTTTGGTTTTGAGTTTTCTTGCTGGATGGTTGTGTGGTTTCACTTTGGCGATCGTCTACAACTTCGGCTTGAAATCGGAGTCGGCCTAG
- a CDS encoding acyltransferase family protein has protein sequence MSSSPTKPTNATSKHIPELDGVRGLAILLVTLYRFSRDIPIDTRLGGLLHDALTLGSRGVELFFVLSGFLITGVLLDAKSTTNRYRNFLARRSLRIFPLYFVALTIFVVIIPILTGRDNPFEQATDKQFYLWTYLTNVHMSLAGQWNFGRLDHFWSLAVEEHFYLIWPTIIFTVPNRWLLRVATIGFVVCLSSRIAFAAMSQNDVATDVFSFFRFDAMLIGAMLIIHQRTRSDGNDRTVGINRLRIGLVVTALATLAIALFNRRFLTAAETAFPVTFALLIAVVLRPESRMNLGRLFRSSLLRSLGKYSYAMYVFQSPLIPLVAMLPSSMSVFERFGGDDSIIAHLCYIAFMFLLTYGIALLSWHILEKHCLQLKRHFKVA, from the coding sequence ATGAGTAGTTCGCCCACCAAGCCAACAAACGCCACCTCGAAACACATTCCAGAATTGGATGGGGTTCGAGGTTTGGCGATTTTGCTCGTCACGCTCTATCGCTTTAGCCGCGACATTCCGATCGACACCCGGCTCGGTGGCTTGCTGCACGATGCGCTCACCTTGGGGAGTCGCGGCGTCGAGTTATTCTTCGTTCTATCTGGCTTCCTAATCACCGGAGTGTTGCTCGACGCAAAATCGACAACCAATCGGTACCGCAATTTCTTGGCCCGCCGAAGTCTGCGGATTTTTCCGCTCTACTTCGTCGCTCTCACCATCTTCGTCGTCATCATCCCGATTTTGACCGGTCGCGATAACCCGTTTGAGCAAGCGACCGACAAGCAGTTCTACTTGTGGACGTACCTAACCAACGTTCACATGAGCCTGGCTGGGCAATGGAACTTTGGACGCCTGGATCACTTCTGGTCACTGGCGGTGGAGGAACACTTCTACCTGATTTGGCCGACGATTATTTTCACGGTGCCGAACCGATGGTTGCTTCGGGTGGCGACCATCGGATTCGTCGTCTGTTTATCCAGCCGAATCGCATTTGCGGCGATGAGTCAAAATGACGTTGCGACCGACGTCTTCAGCTTCTTTCGCTTTGACGCCATGTTGATCGGAGCCATGCTGATCATCCATCAGCGAACGCGAAGCGACGGAAACGATCGAACAGTCGGTATCAACCGCCTGCGAATTGGGCTTGTGGTCACTGCACTAGCGACGTTGGCAATCGCGCTTTTCAACAGGCGTTTTTTAACCGCTGCTGAGACTGCGTTTCCGGTGACGTTTGCCTTGCTGATTGCGGTCGTATTACGACCGGAAAGTCGCATGAACCTGGGACGGTTGTTTCGATCGTCGTTGCTGCGTTCGCTGGGAAAGTACAGCTACGCGATGTATGTCTTTCAAAGCCCGCTAATTCCATTGGTGGCAATGTTGCCTTCTTCGATGAGTGTCTTTGAGCGATTCGGGGGTGATGATTCAATCATCGCTCATCTGTGCTACATCGCATTCATGTTTTTGTTAACCTACGGGATCGCTCTGCTGAGCTGGCACATTCTGGAAAAACACTGCTTGCAACTGAAGCGGCACTTCAAAGTGGCCTAA